A window from bacterium encodes these proteins:
- a CDS encoding SGNH/GDSL hydrolase family protein, which translates to MALFERLKSVARFAESVNTRYFVTSKLKWLLVSTTVSSVLLVGGYEVTKNVQYYRWRENFDNYGWFDKVTIPSRNPVLMWEYRSYGKYVHARIRTNRYGFRDRDYKSTKKPCNTFRVAFAGDSITLGLGIHLRETFVRQFEMEASRMKSQPRVQALNFGVDGYNTPQILEVVRTKVLPFSPDKVVYVMCLNDFDFDESSGEKILYFRKPKSFFLLTLEKALQRLQGGDFHRFHFKKNKMVVFQSILDMKEILEPRGIDFQVVLVPVFPDRPLTFDDYPLLDVHQEIGEFSKEKAISLLDLRAAFAASGGLPRDYALDVWHPNVKGHRFIAEQLLSSVLSD; encoded by the coding sequence ATGGCTCTATTCGAGAGACTCAAATCGGTCGCGCGGTTTGCAGAGTCAGTGAATACGCGCTACTTCGTCACGTCCAAGCTCAAGTGGCTTCTAGTGAGCACGACTGTTTCCTCGGTTCTGCTTGTTGGAGGATACGAAGTAACCAAGAACGTCCAGTACTATCGCTGGCGAGAGAACTTCGACAACTATGGATGGTTCGACAAGGTCACGATACCTTCGCGAAATCCCGTCTTGATGTGGGAATACCGCTCCTACGGCAAGTATGTACATGCACGGATTAGGACGAATCGCTATGGATTCAGAGACCGGGATTACAAGTCGACCAAGAAACCCTGCAACACCTTTCGGGTAGCGTTTGCGGGCGACTCCATCACCTTGGGACTGGGTATTCACCTAAGAGAGACGTTCGTTCGCCAGTTCGAGATGGAAGCGAGTCGGATGAAATCTCAGCCCAGGGTTCAAGCTCTCAATTTCGGCGTGGACGGCTACAACACGCCACAGATCCTCGAGGTGGTTCGAACGAAAGTGCTGCCCTTTTCGCCGGACAAGGTCGTCTATGTGATGTGTCTGAACGATTTTGATTTCGACGAGTCTTCCGGCGAGAAGATCCTATATTTTCGAAAGCCAAAGAGCTTCTTTCTGTTGACGCTCGAGAAGGCTTTGCAAAGACTGCAGGGCGGCGATTTTCACCGGTTTCATTTCAAGAAAAACAAGATGGTGGTCTTCCAGAGTATTCTGGATATGAAAGAAATTCTGGAACCGAGGGGTATTGATTTTCAGGTGGTTCTGGTACCGGTCTTCCCTGACCGCCCGCTTACTTTTGACGATTACCCGCTCTTGGATGTGCACCAGGAAATCGGGGAGTTCTCGAAAGAGAAGGCCATTTCGCTGCTTGACCTGCGAGCAGCTTTTGCCGCGAGCGGAGGATTGCCCAGGGACTATGCCTTGGATGTGTGGCATCCGAACGTTAAGGGACATCGGTTCATCGCCGAGCAGTTATTGTCTTCGGTTCTCTCGGACTAG